From the genome of Halorussus caseinilyticus, one region includes:
- a CDS encoding NAD(+)/NADH kinase, whose protein sequence is MTTTIGLVVNPAAGRDIRRLTGGASVSNNYAKRRTAECVLEGLTLLDDAEVLVMPDATGLAEGIVADAPDALSVGSLDMTVTASGEDTRTAAKHFAAETDIAVVLGGDGTNRDVAHAIGDVPVVSVSTGTNNVVPTTVDGTVAGMAAALVGSGAVPADEVTTRHGTVEAVVEGDATDDRESGTRRIRGLATLGILDRSFVGTRAILDPSNVVGGVVSRAASDEIGLSGIAGGLVTHRPDDPGGVGFRLGPGDSARTVRAVTVPGVLSRVAVGEHRVLDDGEAFAFEVSSGVVSADGERDLEVRDAVVSVRPVADGPRIVRVEDAFERAAADGYFRGEEPFRTN, encoded by the coding sequence GTGACGACGACAATCGGTCTCGTCGTGAACCCGGCCGCCGGGCGCGACATCAGACGCCTCACCGGCGGTGCCAGCGTCAGTAACAACTACGCGAAGCGCCGCACCGCCGAGTGCGTCCTCGAAGGACTCACGCTACTGGACGACGCCGAGGTGCTGGTCATGCCCGACGCGACGGGTCTCGCCGAGGGCATCGTCGCCGACGCTCCCGACGCGCTCTCGGTCGGCAGTCTCGACATGACGGTGACGGCGTCCGGGGAAGACACGCGCACTGCGGCGAAGCACTTCGCCGCCGAGACGGACATCGCGGTCGTTCTCGGCGGTGACGGGACGAACCGCGATGTCGCTCACGCAATCGGCGACGTACCGGTCGTCAGCGTCTCGACCGGGACGAACAACGTCGTTCCGACGACGGTTGACGGCACCGTCGCCGGGATGGCCGCGGCACTCGTCGGGAGCGGCGCAGTTCCGGCCGACGAGGTGACGACGCGCCACGGCACCGTCGAAGCGGTCGTGGAAGGCGACGCCACCGACGACCGCGAATCCGGCACTCGCCGGATTCGCGGACTCGCAACCCTCGGGATACTGGACCGGTCGTTCGTCGGGACGCGGGCGATTCTCGACCCGTCGAACGTCGTCGGCGGCGTGGTCTCGCGGGCCGCGTCCGACGAAATCGGTCTCTCCGGTATCGCGGGCGGTCTCGTCACCCACCGGCCCGACGACCCCGGCGGCGTCGGGTTCCGCCTCGGTCCCGGCGACTCCGCCCGGACCGTGCGGGCCGTCACCGTGCCCGGCGTCCTCTCGCGGGTCGCGGTCGGCGAACACCGCGTCCTCGACGACGGCGAGGCGTTCGCGTTCGAGGTCTCCTCGGGCGTGGTCAGCGCCGACGGGGAACGCGACCTCGAAGTGCGAGACGCCGTCGTCTCCGTGCGTCCGGTCGCCGACGGTCCCCGAATCGTCCGCGTCGAGGACGCGTTCGAACGCGCCGCGGCCGACGGGTATTTTCGCGGAGAAGAGCCGTTTCGGACGAACTAA